TGGTCTTCTTCGCCGTCGACTTCTTCGCGGCGGCCGTCTTGGCGGTCTTGGCCGCCTTCTTGGCCGTCGTCTTCTTGGCGGCGGTCTTCTTGGCCGCCGTCTTCTTGGTGGCCGCCTTCTTCGCCGTGGCCTTCTTGGCCGTCTTGCGGGCGGTCTTCTTGGCCGGCGCCGGGGCTTCCTCGGCGGGGGCCTCGACGGGCGCCTCGGCCGTCTCCGACGCGGCCGACGGGACGACCACGACGGCCGCCTCCTCGGGCGCGGTCGGCGCGGCGGCCTGCCGCACGGCACGGCGGCGCGGACGGGCCGGGGCGGCGCTCTCGGCGGGCGCCGGCGCCTCCTCGACCGGGGCCGCGGGCTCCGGGGCCGCGGGAGCGGTCTCGGCGACGGTCACCACGGCAGCGGCGGCCTCGGCACCCGCGGGGGAACCGGCCGGCGCGGACACCTTCCGGGTCGCCCGACGGCGCGTGCGCCCCTTCGGCGCGGCCTCGTCGGCGGCCGGGGCGGCCTCGGCCTGCGGCGCCGGGACCACCTGGTCCTCGGCGGCCACCGGCTCGGCCAGGGCCTGCTCGGCAGGCTCGGGCCGCACCGGGCGCGCCGCCGCCTCCTCGGCGGTGACGTCCTGGGCGGTCGGCGCCACGGCCCGCTCGGCCTCGGCGGCCCTCGCGGCCTTCGCGGGAGCCTTCTCGGCCTTCGGCGCACCCGCCGGGGCCGACGCGCGGCGGCTCGCCCGGCGGCGGGTACGGCCGCGGCCGGCCGCCGCCTCCGCCTCGGCGACGCTGCTGTACAGCTCCTCGTCCGGCGCGAACTCGGGCGCCGGGAGGGCGACCGGCTCGGCGGCCTCGGCGGCCACCTCGGCGGCCGTCTCGATCTCCGGCTCGACGGCCTCGCCGCTCTCCACGACGACCGCGGCGGTCTCGTGCACGTGCGGCTCGGGCGCCTCGCCGCCCTTGCCGCGCTTCTTGCGCTTGCCGCCGCCACCGCCGGAGCCGGGCTGCTCCAGGTGGACGATGACACCACGGCCGTTGCAGTGGACACAGGTCTCGGAGAAGGACTCCAGCAGGCCCTGGCCGACCCGCTTGCGGGTCATCTGCACCAGGCCCAGCGAGGTCACCTCGGCCACCTGGTGCTTCGTGCGGTCGCGGCCCAGGCACTCCAGCAGGCGGCGCAGCACCAGGTCGCGGTTGGACTCCAGGACCATGTCGATGAAGTCGATCACGATGATGCCGCCGAGGTCGCGCAGCCGCAGCTGGCGCACGATCTCCTCGGCCGCCTCCAGGTTGTTCCTGGTGACCGTCTCCTCCAGGTTGCCGCCCTGGCCGGTGAACTTGCCGGTGTTGACGTCGATGACGACCATCGCCTCGGTCCGGTCGATCACCAGCGAACCGCCGCTGGGCAGCCAGACCTTGCGGTCCAGGGCCTTGGCGAGCTGCTCGTCGATCCGGTAGGTGGCGAAGACGTCGACCTCGGAGGTCCACTTGGACAGCCGGCCCGCCAGGTCCGGCGCGACGTGCGAGACGTACCCGTGGATCGTCGACCAGGCCTCGTCACCGCTGACGATGACCTTGGAGAAGTCCTCGTTGAAGATGTCGCGCACGACCCGGACGGTCATGTCCGGCTCGCCGTACAGCAGCGTCGGCGCGTTGCCGCTCTTGGCCTTCTTCTGGATCTCCTCCCACTGCGCCTGGAGCCGCTCGACGTCCCGGCGCAGCTCGTCCTCGCTCGCGCCCTCGGCGGCGGTGCGCACGATGACGCCCGCGTCCTCGGGGACGATCTTCTTGAGGATGGTCTTCAGCCGGGCCCGCTCGGTGTCGGGCAGCTTGCGGCTGATGCCGGTCATGGAACCCTCGGGCACGTACACGAGGTAGCGGCCCGGCAGGGAGACCTGGCTGGTCAGACGCGCGCCCTTGTGCCCGATCGGGTCCTTGGTGACCTGGACGAGCACGGACTGCCCGGACTTGAGGGCGGACTCGATGCGCCGCGGGCCGCCCCCCATGCCCAGCGCCTCGAAGTTGACCTCACCGGCGTACAGCACCGCGTTGCGGCCCTTGCCGATGTCGATGAAGGCGGCCTCCATCGACGGCAGCACGTTCTGCACCTTGCCGAGGTAGACGTTGCCGACGTACGAGGTCGACTGCTCCTTGTTGACGTAGTGCTCCACGAGCACGTTGTCCTCGAGGACGCCGATCTGGGTGCGCTCGCCGTGCTGGCGCACGACCATCACCCGCTCGACGGCCTCGCGGCGGGCCAGGAACTCGGCCTCCGTGATGATCGGGACGCGGCGGCGGCCCTGCTCGCGGCCCTCGCGGCGGCGCTGCTTCTTCGCCTCCAGCCGGGTCGAGCCCTTGATGGACTGCACCTCGTCGGACGGCTCGCTCTGCTTGCGCGGCTCGCGGACCTTGACGACCGTGCGCTCCGGGTCGTCGGCGGACGGCTCGGCGTCGACGGCGGAGTCACCGGCGCGGCGGCGACGACGACGGCGACGGCGGCTGCCGGCGCTGGAGCCGCCGGAGTCCTCGCCACGCAGTTCCTCGACGTCCTCTTCCTCCTGCTCGGCGGTGTCCTCGGCGTCCTGCGCGGCCTGCTCGGCGGCCAGTTCCTCGTCCTCGCCGTCGGCACCCTCGCCCTCGGCGGCGTCCCCGCGGCGACGGCGACGGCCGCCCCGGCGGCGACGACGGCGCGAGGAGGACTCCTCGAAGCCCTCGGCGCCCTCGGTGTCCTCGTCCTCGGCGCCCTCCGCCTCCTCGGCGTCCTCGTCCTCGGCGGCCTCGGCGACCGGGGCCTCCTCAAGGCGCTCGGCACGGCGGCGACGGCGACGGCGCGAACCGGCCTCCGCGCGCTCCTCGGGGCGCTCCTCGACCTGCTCCTCGACCTGCTGCTCGGCGTGCTCCTCGGGCTCCTCCGCCCCGGCGGCCTCCGCGGCGGCCTCGGCCGCGGCGCGCTCCGGGGTCTGGAAGCGCGGCTCGGCGAACACCGGCGGCTGGAAGACGGCGACGGCGGGACCGGCGGGCCGGCGCGGGCCGTCCGCCTCGTTCTCGGCGGCCTTCCGGGCGGGCGCGGAGAAGCCGGACGCGGGGCGCACGGCCCGGCGCCGGGCGCGGCGCGGCGCGGCGCTCTCGGCGGACTGCGTGGCCTCGGCGGCGGCCGGGACGGCCTCGGCGGCCGGGGCGGGCGCGGTGGTGTGCGTGGTGACGGGAACCTCCGGGGTCTGCGCGGCCTCGGCAGCGGGGGTGCTCTCGGGCGCGGAGACCCGGCGGGTGGCGCGGCGACGGGTGCGGCGCGGCGCGGCGTCCTCGGCGGACTCGTCCTCGGCGGACGCCTCGGCGACGGCGGGGACCTCCGCCGCGGCGGGGGCCTCCGGCACGGCGCCCTCGGCGGCCTTCGGCGCACCGGCGGGGGCGGAGGCGCGGCGGGTGGCGCGACGACGGGCACGGGGGGCGGGGGCCGCCTCCTCCGTCTCCTCGACGGCCTGCTCCTGAGCGTCCTCGGCGGGCGCGTCCTCGACCGTGACCCGGACCACCGTCTCGGTGGCCTCGGTGGCCTCGGCGGTCTCGGCGGGCGCACCGGCGGGCGCGGAGGCCCGACGGGTGGCCCGGCGACGCGGGCGGGCGGTGGGAGCGGCCTCGGCCGTCTCCGGCTCCTGCGCCGTCTCCCGGGCCTCCTCGGCGGCGGCCGGCACGACGGTCTCGAC
This Streptomyces misionensis DNA region includes the following protein-coding sequences:
- a CDS encoding Rne/Rng family ribonuclease, encoding MLEPTEPNEGSEPNTPSDTLPPRRRRRAASRPAGPPVAAEAPAEVTVPAIPAAETDEPAEAEETAAEAAAPAEEAPAARPRRRATRRASAPAGAPASGEEAPAAETVAPAASAAVAEGGEVVVGEEAAPRRTRRRATRSVATPTAAAGEADTATPAETETETPAETEAPAARPRRRATRRASAAAEAPAVTEAAETAAPAVAEAPARQTEEAEAPAARPRRRASRRASAPTGAPAAAEVVETVVPAAAEEARETAQEPETAEAAPTARPRRRATRRASAPAGAPAETAEATEATETVVRVTVEDAPAEDAQEQAVEETEEAAPAPRARRRATRRASAPAGAPKAAEGAVPEAPAAAEVPAVAEASAEDESAEDAAPRRTRRRATRRVSAPESTPAAEAAQTPEVPVTTHTTAPAPAAEAVPAAAEATQSAESAAPRRARRRAVRPASGFSAPARKAAENEADGPRRPAGPAVAVFQPPVFAEPRFQTPERAAAEAAAEAAGAEEPEEHAEQQVEEQVEERPEERAEAGSRRRRRRRAERLEEAPVAEAAEDEDAEEAEGAEDEDTEGAEGFEESSSRRRRRRGGRRRRRGDAAEGEGADGEDEELAAEQAAQDAEDTAEQEEEDVEELRGEDSGGSSAGSRRRRRRRRRAGDSAVDAEPSADDPERTVVKVREPRKQSEPSDEVQSIKGSTRLEAKKQRRREGREQGRRRVPIITEAEFLARREAVERVMVVRQHGERTQIGVLEDNVLVEHYVNKEQSTSYVGNVYLGKVQNVLPSMEAAFIDIGKGRNAVLYAGEVNFEALGMGGGPRRIESALKSGQSVLVQVTKDPIGHKGARLTSQVSLPGRYLVYVPEGSMTGISRKLPDTERARLKTILKKIVPEDAGVIVRTAAEGASEDELRRDVERLQAQWEEIQKKAKSGNAPTLLYGEPDMTVRVVRDIFNEDFSKVIVSGDEAWSTIHGYVSHVAPDLAGRLSKWTSEVDVFATYRIDEQLAKALDRKVWLPSGGSLVIDRTEAMVVIDVNTGKFTGQGGNLEETVTRNNLEAAEEIVRQLRLRDLGGIIVIDFIDMVLESNRDLVLRRLLECLGRDRTKHQVAEVTSLGLVQMTRKRVGQGLLESFSETCVHCNGRGVIVHLEQPGSGGGGGKRKKRGKGGEAPEPHVHETAAVVVESGEAVEPEIETAAEVAAEAAEPVALPAPEFAPDEELYSSVAEAEAAAGRGRTRRRASRRASAPAGAPKAEKAPAKAARAAEAERAVAPTAQDVTAEEAAARPVRPEPAEQALAEPVAAEDQVVPAPQAEAAPAADEAAPKGRTRRRATRKVSAPAGSPAGAEAAAAVVTVAETAPAAPEPAAPVEEAPAPAESAAPARPRRRAVRQAAAPTAPEEAAVVVVPSAASETAEAPVEAPAEEAPAPAKKTARKTAKKATAKKAATKKTAAKKTAAKKTTAKKAAKTAKTAAAKKSTAKKTTTVSAGDEG